One Kitasatospora sp. NBC_01287 DNA window includes the following coding sequences:
- a CDS encoding MarR family winged helix-turn-helix transcriptional regulator, with protein MEPSTSPEDSTDRHVERWLPVLPELDADIEGAVTRMLVVTKHLRRVRERSLVEFDLQKHEHDTLHALAGRGGGATPSELVHDLDLAPASVTGRLEALERRDFVRRTPSRADRRRVDVQLTESGWQAWRQAIAVVGREEHRILAALDPDERRLLSDLLRRVVLRIEE; from the coding sequence ATGGAGCCCAGCACCTCACCCGAGGACAGCACCGATCGCCACGTCGAGCGCTGGCTTCCGGTGCTCCCCGAACTCGACGCCGACATCGAAGGCGCGGTCACCAGGATGCTGGTGGTGACGAAGCACCTGCGGCGGGTCCGCGAGCGGTCGCTGGTCGAGTTCGACCTGCAGAAGCACGAGCACGACACGTTGCACGCCCTTGCAGGCCGGGGCGGCGGGGCCACCCCCTCCGAGCTCGTCCATGACCTGGACCTGGCCCCCGCCTCGGTCACCGGGCGCCTCGAAGCCCTGGAGCGCCGAGACTTCGTCCGGCGCACCCCCTCCCGCGCCGACCGCCGGCGGGTCGACGTCCAGCTGACCGAGTCGGGCTGGCAGGCCTGGCGTCAGGCGATCGCCGTGGTCGGCCGCGAGGAGCACCGGATCCTGGCCGCCCTGGACCCCGACGAGCGCCGGCTCCTCTCCGACCTGCTGCGCCGCGTGGTGCTGCGGATCGAGGAGTGA